The following are encoded together in the Micromonospora lupini genome:
- the mshB gene encoding N-acetyl-1-D-myo-inositol-2-amino-2-deoxy-alpha-D-glucopyranoside deacetylase, whose amino-acid sequence MTVVTTLPDRRLLLVHAHPDDESIGTGSTMAHYAAAGAHVTLVTCTLGEEGEIHVPALAQLAAAEADQLGGYRIAELAAACAALGVSDHRFLGGAGRYRDSGMMGLATNDHPRAFWQADLDEAAGHLVEIMREVRPQVLITYDPNGFYGHPDHIQAHRVAMRAVELAAAEGCAPLKVYWTAMPLSVLEAGMAHFAESSDNPFAGIQDLAELPFGTPDEQIAARIDGTDQHTAKEAAMRAHATQIPATSWLYSIAGNFGGEFMGVEFFTLAVGAKGPGVGPYGWEDDLFAGLPGEAPADRSPVAAAGLR is encoded by the coding sequence GTGACCGTCGTGACGACGTTGCCCGACCGCCGCCTGCTGCTGGTCCACGCGCACCCCGACGACGAGTCGATCGGCACCGGCTCGACCATGGCCCACTACGCCGCCGCCGGCGCACACGTCACGCTTGTGACCTGCACTCTCGGCGAGGAGGGCGAGATCCACGTTCCGGCGCTCGCGCAGCTGGCCGCCGCCGAGGCCGACCAGCTCGGCGGGTACCGGATCGCCGAGCTGGCCGCCGCCTGCGCCGCGCTCGGTGTCAGCGATCACCGCTTCCTCGGCGGCGCCGGTCGCTACCGCGACTCGGGAATGATGGGCCTCGCGACGAACGACCACCCCCGCGCCTTCTGGCAGGCCGACCTCGACGAGGCCGCCGGGCACCTGGTGGAGATCATGCGGGAGGTACGCCCCCAGGTGCTGATCACGTACGACCCGAACGGCTTCTACGGCCACCCCGACCACATCCAGGCGCACCGGGTGGCGATGCGCGCCGTCGAGTTGGCCGCGGCCGAGGGCTGCGCCCCGCTCAAGGTCTACTGGACGGCCATGCCGCTCAGCGTGCTGGAGGCCGGCATGGCGCACTTCGCCGAATCCTCGGACAATCCGTTCGCCGGCATCCAGGATCTGGCCGAGCTGCCCTTCGGCACCCCGGACGAGCAGATCGCCGCCCGGATCGACGGCACCGACCAGCACACGGCCAAGGAGGCCGCGATGCGGGCGCACGCCACCCAGATCCCGGCCACCTCCTGGCTCTACTCGATCGCCGGCAACTTCGGCGGCGAGTTCATGGGCGTGGAGTTCTTCACCCTCGCGGTCGGCGCGAAGGGCCCGGGCGTCGGCCCGTACGGCTGGGAGGACGACCTCTTCGCCGGGCTGCCCGGAGAGGCCCCCGCGGACCGGTCCCCGGTCGCGGCGGCCGGTCTCCGGTGA
- a CDS encoding S9 family peptidase, giving the protein MDFPELAARTRRFSHGAPRAVSVAEDGSRVIFLRSAGPEDPADALWLLDVATGEERLVADPATLLGADGDVRVLSPGERALRERLRLTAAGIGSYALDAAGRVAVFALAGRLFRADLVHGDVVEVAAVGPVLDPRPDPTGERLAYVTDAAGGVRRGELRVIEADGTDTLLAGEDAGVSWGLAEHIAAEEFGRFRGYWWAPDGRMVLAARVDESRLDRWHLHDPAEPASPPTAVAYPRAGGPNAEVSLHLLDLDDGWVDVHWDRETYPYLTAVSWGEGSPLITVLRRSQQHGLVLAVDPRTGETQVHAELADPRWVEPIAGTPAHLPDGRVLVGGELAHDGYDARCLFADGTLLTPPSLYVRRVVGRLPAVSGPADLLVEASDGEPSERHLFRVRTTIGGGVDARRLTTDSGWHTAAVGGDVLVVGTASLDHAGVRWTVSRGGQELAELRSLAATPPYSPLPLLERVTDRRLPAAVLYPDHHVTGRRLPVLLDIYGGPGHQEVVAARAAWLERQWWADAGFAVVTIDNRGTPGVAPSFEKAIHRRVADVILTDQIDALTALAGKHPDLDLDRVAVRGWSFGGWLAGLAVLRHPELFKCGIAGAPVTDWALYDTAYTERYLGLPEDGMDVYAHHSLIELAAEPVIGPDQARPLLLVHGLADDNVVAAHTLRLSAALLSTGRPHAVLPLTGATHMAANGTAERLLPLELDFLRTHLR; this is encoded by the coding sequence GTGGACTTTCCGGAGCTGGCCGCCCGTACCCGCCGGTTCAGCCACGGCGCGCCGCGCGCTGTCTCCGTGGCCGAAGACGGCTCCCGGGTGATCTTCCTGCGTTCCGCGGGCCCGGAGGACCCGGCGGACGCGCTCTGGCTGCTGGACGTGGCGACCGGAGAGGAACGCCTGGTGGCCGATCCGGCGACCCTGCTGGGCGCCGACGGTGACGTCCGGGTGCTCTCCCCGGGTGAGCGGGCGCTGCGTGAGCGGCTGCGGCTCACCGCCGCAGGCATCGGTTCGTACGCGCTCGACGCCGCCGGCCGGGTGGCGGTGTTCGCGCTGGCCGGTCGACTGTTCCGGGCCGATCTGGTGCACGGCGACGTGGTGGAGGTGGCCGCGGTCGGTCCGGTGCTGGATCCCCGACCGGATCCGACCGGGGAGCGCCTGGCCTACGTGACCGACGCGGCCGGTGGTGTGCGCCGGGGTGAGCTGCGGGTCATCGAGGCGGATGGCACGGACACCCTGCTGGCCGGCGAGGACGCCGGGGTGAGCTGGGGATTGGCCGAGCACATAGCGGCCGAGGAGTTCGGCCGGTTCCGGGGCTACTGGTGGGCACCGGACGGCCGGATGGTCCTCGCCGCACGGGTGGACGAGTCCCGGCTCGACCGCTGGCACCTGCACGACCCGGCAGAGCCGGCCAGCCCTCCGACGGCCGTCGCGTACCCCCGGGCCGGCGGCCCGAACGCCGAGGTCAGCCTCCACCTGCTGGACCTGGACGACGGCTGGGTAGACGTGCACTGGGACCGGGAGACCTACCCGTACCTGACCGCGGTGAGCTGGGGCGAGGGCAGCCCGCTGATCACCGTGCTGCGCCGCTCGCAGCAGCACGGGCTGGTGCTCGCGGTGGACCCGCGCACAGGTGAGACGCAGGTGCACGCCGAGCTGGCCGACCCACGCTGGGTGGAACCGATCGCCGGCACCCCCGCGCACCTGCCGGACGGCCGGGTGCTTGTCGGCGGCGAACTGGCCCACGACGGGTACGACGCGCGGTGCCTGTTCGCCGACGGCACCCTGCTCACTCCCCCGTCGCTGTACGTGCGGCGGGTCGTGGGTCGGCTGCCTGCCGTCAGCGGCCCGGCCGACCTGCTGGTGGAGGCCAGCGACGGGGAGCCGAGCGAGCGGCACCTGTTCCGGGTCCGCACGACGATCGGGGGCGGGGTGGACGCCCGGCGGCTCACCACCGACTCGGGCTGGCACACGGCGGCAGTCGGTGGGGACGTGCTTGTGGTCGGGACGGCGTCGCTTGACCACGCCGGGGTGCGGTGGACGGTGTCGCGTGGTGGGCAGGAGCTGGCCGAGCTGCGGTCGCTTGCCGCGACACCGCCGTACTCCCCGCTGCCCCTGTTGGAGCGGGTGACCGACCGGCGGCTGCCGGCGGCGGTGCTCTACCCCGACCACCACGTGACGGGCCGGCGGCTACCGGTGCTGCTGGACATCTACGGCGGCCCGGGGCACCAGGAGGTGGTGGCGGCCCGGGCCGCGTGGTTGGAGCGGCAGTGGTGGGCCGACGCCGGGTTCGCGGTGGTCACCATCGACAACCGGGGTACGCCGGGAGTCGCGCCGTCGTTCGAGAAGGCGATCCACCGCCGGGTGGCGGACGTGATCCTGACCGACCAGATCGACGCGCTGACCGCGCTCGCCGGCAAGCACCCGGACCTGGACCTGGATCGGGTGGCCGTGCGCGGCTGGTCGTTCGGTGGGTGGCTGGCCGGTCTGGCGGTGCTGCGCCATCCGGAGCTGTTCAAGTGCGGCATCGCCGGCGCCCCGGTGACCGACTGGGCGCTGTACGACACCGCGTACACCGAGCGTTATCTCGGTCTGCCGGAGGACGGCATGGACGTGTACGCGCACCACTCGCTCATCGAGTTGGCCGCGGAGCCGGTCATCGGCCCGGACCAGGCCCGCCCGCTGCTGCTTGTGCACGGCCTGGCCGACGACAACGTGGTGGCCGCGCACACGCTGCGACTCTCGGCGGCGCTGCTGAGCACGGGTCGTCCGCACGCGGTGCTGCCGCTGACGGGCGCCACGCACATGGCCGCGAACGGCACCGCCGAACGCCTGCTCCCGCTGGAACTGGATTTCCTGCGCACGCATCTGCGCTGA
- a CDS encoding alpha/beta fold hydrolase, which yields MVGIAQKPSVAAVQEGEFPITHFRTATVNGIEIFYREAGPADGPAVLLLHGFPTASSQFRHLIPLLADRYRVIAPDFPGFGHSASPDRSTFDYTFANFADLMDGLLGQLGVDRYALYCFDYGAPTGYRLALKGPDRVSALIVQNGNAYEEGLSEFWDPIKTYWAEKTDEHRQAIAFILSSDTVKQQYTAGVSDLSRLDPDRWLHDDTQLARPGNADIQLDLFYDYGSNVTLYPEFHAFFRDHQPPTLIIWGQNDPVFPAAGAHPYRQDLPSAEFHLLDTGHFLLEDKLDVAAPMIHDFLDRSIGRP from the coding sequence ATGGTGGGCATTGCGCAGAAACCGTCGGTCGCCGCCGTTCAGGAAGGCGAGTTCCCGATCACGCACTTCCGCACGGCGACCGTCAACGGGATCGAGATCTTCTACCGCGAGGCAGGCCCGGCCGACGGCCCCGCAGTCCTGCTCCTGCACGGATTTCCCACGGCGTCGTCGCAGTTCCGCCACCTGATCCCCCTGCTCGCCGACCGCTACCGGGTGATCGCGCCGGACTTCCCGGGTTTCGGCCACAGCGCCAGCCCGGACCGGTCGACGTTCGACTACACCTTCGCCAATTTCGCCGACCTCATGGACGGCCTGCTCGGCCAGCTCGGCGTCGATCGCTACGCGCTCTACTGCTTCGACTACGGGGCGCCGACCGGCTACCGGCTGGCCCTCAAGGGGCCCGATCGGGTCAGCGCGCTCATCGTGCAGAACGGCAACGCGTACGAAGAGGGTCTGAGCGAGTTCTGGGACCCGATCAAGACCTACTGGGCCGAGAAGACCGACGAGCACCGTCAGGCCATCGCGTTCATCCTCAGCTCCGACACCGTCAAGCAGCAGTACACGGCGGGGGTGAGCGATCTCAGTCGACTCGACCCGGACAGGTGGCTCCACGACGACACGCAGCTCGCTCGGCCCGGTAACGCGGACATCCAGCTGGATCTGTTCTACGACTACGGCAGCAACGTCACGCTGTACCCGGAATTCCACGCCTTCTTCCGCGACCACCAGCCACCGACGTTGATCATCTGGGGCCAGAACGACCCGGTCTTTCCCGCCGCCGGCGCACACCCCTATCGGCAGGACCTGCCGTCGGCCGAGTTCCATCTGCTCGACACCGGCCACTTCCTGCTGGAGGACAAGCTCGACGTCGCCGCCCCGATGATCCACGATTTCCTCGACCGCTCCATCGGCCGTCCCTGA
- a CDS encoding DUF1737 domain-containing protein, which translates to MRSPDERTVVVVTPGGDNALVSDSPKPLGYRLITGPDDAEFCARVSALLDHGYQLHGSPALTFDGERVIAAQALVLPHSVGSEAAEGSAR; encoded by the coding sequence TTGCGCAGTCCCGACGAACGAACAGTGGTGGTGGTCACGCCGGGCGGGGACAATGCGTTGGTGTCGGATTCCCCGAAGCCACTCGGCTACCGCCTCATCACGGGGCCGGACGATGCCGAATTCTGCGCCCGCGTCAGCGCCCTTCTCGATCACGGCTATCAGCTGCACGGGTCGCCGGCGCTGACCTTCGACGGCGAACGCGTCATCGCCGCGCAGGCGTTGGTGCTGCCGCACTCCGTCGGCTCCGAGGCTGCCGAGGGGAGCGCCAGATAG
- a CDS encoding nuclear transport factor 2 family protein has translation MSAILGVGPRASEAASPEVRGATPQSAQGAPGMRRAGPSWSAGSAMALVVDLGSRFTGERHDYDEGVVVVMADPEDHEFCLVQYYRRRWPHRFRDERPADVVGLAGAASDVRAAAKARVRVVDDTSIARQTAHAYVDVLERRDWSGLAALLTDDVVYEMPQTRERIRGRDAFLRFNTEYPGDWHLRPRRVIADGRSAALLLDVHVGVEQQDACVWLETSDQGLISKIIDYWPEPYDPPPGREHLVQRW, from the coding sequence TTGAGCGCGATCTTGGGGGTCGGGCCGCGCGCATCGGAGGCTGCAAGCCCAGAAGTCCGCGGCGCGACTCCGCAGAGCGCCCAGGGCGCCCCTGGGATGCGGCGGGCCGGCCCCTCATGGAGTGCGGGGTCCGCCATGGCCCTGGTTGTCGATCTCGGTAGCCGGTTCACCGGCGAACGGCACGACTACGACGAGGGCGTGGTTGTCGTCATGGCCGACCCGGAGGACCACGAATTCTGCCTGGTCCAGTACTACCGCCGACGGTGGCCGCACCGCTTTCGGGACGAGCGGCCGGCTGACGTCGTCGGTCTCGCAGGCGCGGCGTCTGACGTCCGCGCGGCGGCGAAGGCTAGGGTCCGCGTCGTGGACGACACCTCGATAGCCCGGCAGACCGCCCACGCATACGTGGACGTTCTGGAGCGTCGCGACTGGTCTGGATTGGCCGCCCTGCTCACCGATGACGTGGTGTACGAGATGCCGCAGACTCGGGAGCGCATTCGCGGCAGGGACGCTTTCCTGCGGTTCAACACCGAGTATCCCGGCGATTGGCACCTCCGGCCGCGACGGGTGATCGCCGATGGTCGTTCCGCCGCCCTGTTGCTCGACGTCCACGTCGGCGTCGAGCAACAGGACGCGTGCGTCTGGCTCGAGACGTCCGACCAGGGCCTGATCAGCAAGATCATCGACTACTGGCCCGAGCCGTACGATCCACCACCGGGCCGGGAACACCTTGTGCAGCGTTGGTGA
- a CDS encoding AAA family ATPase: MMVAFGRKRVMMSQPKLFLTVGLPCTGKTTAARRIESEQRALRLTKDEWVKALYGDENPPSAQDVIEGRLIQIGLRALELGNNVAIDFGLWGRDERSALRQAAADVGATVEMRYFELTPAEQRERVDRRQAEAAHTTWPMSDDELAEWAASFEIPTSGELDGTEPIDDPPAGFATWDEWRTHRWPPLVS; the protein is encoded by the coding sequence ATGATGGTGGCGTTCGGTCGGAAGCGGGTGATGATGAGCCAACCAAAACTGTTCCTGACTGTGGGGCTGCCCTGCACGGGGAAGACCACCGCTGCTCGACGCATCGAGAGCGAGCAGAGAGCACTTCGCCTCACGAAGGACGAGTGGGTGAAGGCTCTCTATGGGGACGAGAATCCGCCATCGGCTCAGGACGTGATCGAAGGACGGCTCATCCAGATCGGGCTCCGCGCCCTCGAACTCGGCAACAACGTCGCGATCGACTTCGGTCTCTGGGGTCGGGACGAGCGCTCCGCGCTACGGCAGGCGGCAGCGGACGTCGGCGCGACGGTGGAGATGCGCTACTTCGAACTCACCCCGGCCGAGCAGCGCGAACGAGTCGATCGACGCCAGGCCGAAGCGGCACACACGACGTGGCCCATGTCCGACGACGAGCTCGCCGAGTGGGCTGCCAGCTTCGAGATCCCCACGTCGGGCGAACTGGACGGCACCGAACCCATTGACGACCCGCCGGCTGGATTCGCGACATGGGACGAGTGGCGCACCCACCGCTGGCCCCCGTTGGTCTCTTGA
- a CDS encoding DUF805 domain-containing protein — protein sequence MSFGAAIKSVLNQYVGFSGRARRSEYWWFALFTLLVSIVAAILDSALGLTFEGSSTGFIGLIASLALLLPSLAVAVRRLHDTDRTGWWLLIALVPFVGAVVLIVFFVLEGTPGANRFGPSPKH from the coding sequence ATGTCCTTCGGTGCCGCAATCAAGTCGGTTCTTAACCAGTACGTCGGTTTCTCGGGTCGGGCCCGCCGGTCTGAGTACTGGTGGTTCGCCCTCTTCACTCTTCTTGTCAGCATTGTCGCCGCCATCCTGGACAGCGCACTGGGATTGACCTTCGAGGGCTCGTCGACCGGCTTCATCGGTCTTATCGCTTCGCTGGCGCTGCTGCTGCCGTCACTTGCGGTCGCGGTGCGACGCCTGCACGACACCGACCGGACGGGGTGGTGGCTGCTGATCGCCTTGGTGCCGTTCGTGGGCGCCGTCGTCCTGATCGTGTTCTTCGTGTTGGAGGGCACCCCCGGAGCGAACCGCTTCGGCCCCAGCCCCAAGCACTGA
- a CDS encoding dihydrofolate reductase family protein: MAKLIYVNNVSLDGYMEDERGAFDWFPIGDEVFAFHTDLLRSAGTLLYGRRLYEAMALWETDAALAAQSDLTADFANAWQAAGKVVYSTTLTAVSTADTRIERQFDPAAVRELKATADSDLTVGGANLAAQAFAAGLVDECQLLILPVVVGGGKPGLPTGIRANLELLDERRFRNGVVHLRYRVQGQ; this comes from the coding sequence ATGGCAAAGCTGATCTACGTGAACAACGTGTCGCTCGACGGCTACATGGAGGACGAGCGCGGCGCTTTCGACTGGTTCCCCATCGGCGACGAGGTGTTCGCGTTCCACACCGACCTCCTGCGGTCCGCGGGCACGCTTCTCTACGGGCGACGCCTGTACGAGGCGATGGCCCTCTGGGAGACCGATGCCGCTCTGGCAGCGCAGTCCGACCTCACTGCCGACTTCGCGAACGCCTGGCAGGCGGCGGGCAAAGTCGTGTATTCCACGACCCTCACCGCGGTGTCGACTGCCGACACCCGAATCGAACGCCAATTCGACCCCGCCGCGGTACGCGAGCTGAAGGCCACGGCCGACAGTGATCTCACCGTGGGAGGTGCCAACCTCGCCGCGCAGGCTTTCGCGGCCGGGCTGGTCGACGAATGCCAGCTTCTCATCCTGCCCGTCGTCGTCGGCGGCGGAAAGCCAGGGTTGCCGACAGGCATCCGCGCCAACCTCGAGCTCCTCGATGAGCGCCGATTCCGAAACGGCGTCGTACACCTCCGCTACCGCGTACAGGGACAGTGA
- a CDS encoding SRPBCC family protein, translating to MTTGTPQLVISRVFDAPRDLVYRAFTDPDHLAAWWGPIGNSLPRDEIEFDVRPGGFQRWTEVNASNPGLRVRIHVDLTDVADGELLDGIMHVSGRLPEGIEPFETRLRVEFHDEADGRTRLEIRQWLPEHLAHPSAEGWRQAFTKLDATLTNVHAVATDHREVAVWQS from the coding sequence ATGACCACCGGAACACCGCAGCTCGTCATCTCGCGTGTGTTCGACGCGCCACGGGACCTCGTCTATCGGGCCTTCACCGATCCCGACCACCTGGCGGCGTGGTGGGGCCCGATCGGCAACTCGCTGCCGCGTGACGAGATCGAGTTCGACGTGCGCCCCGGCGGCTTCCAACGGTGGACCGAGGTCAACGCCTCCAACCCCGGCCTTCGCGTGCGCATCCACGTCGACCTCACCGACGTCGCCGACGGCGAACTGCTCGACGGCATCATGCACGTCAGTGGCCGGCTGCCGGAGGGCATCGAGCCGTTCGAGACGAGACTCCGGGTCGAGTTCCACGACGAGGCTGACGGACGGACGCGACTGGAGATCCGCCAGTGGCTCCCCGAACATCTGGCGCACCCCAGCGCGGAGGGTTGGCGCCAAGCGTTCACCAAGCTGGACGCCACACTGACGAATGTCCACGCTGTCGCCACTGATCATCGAGAGGTAGCGGTATGGCAAAGCTGA
- a CDS encoding ArsR/SmtB family transcription factor, translating to MAGTDQLSAVFSALSDPTRRAIIAELAERDATVTELTAPLSISMPAVSRHLKVLESAALISRSRSGKWRASHLESAPLREAADWIARYRRLWDASLTRLDAHLAAVQAAGPATDRTADDPGEPE from the coding sequence GTGGCTGGTACCGATCAGCTCAGCGCGGTGTTCTCGGCGCTTTCCGACCCAACTCGACGGGCGATCATCGCCGAGTTGGCCGAACGCGACGCCACGGTCACCGAGCTCACCGCTCCTCTGTCGATCTCGATGCCGGCGGTGTCGCGGCACCTGAAAGTGCTCGAGAGCGCCGCGCTCATCTCGCGGTCGCGGTCGGGCAAGTGGCGCGCGAGTCACCTCGAATCCGCCCCGCTGCGCGAGGCCGCCGACTGGATCGCGCGCTACCGGCGGCTCTGGGACGCGTCGCTGACCCGCCTCGACGCCCACCTCGCCGCGGTGCAGGCCGCCGGGCCGGCAACGGACCGGACTGCCGACGACCCCGGGGAGCCCGAATGA
- a CDS encoding ABC transporter substrate-binding protein, with product MRPRVVAAAGGAIALVVALGACSKNTGEGTTVDTERQQTGVIATDPKDSQGPAAEVSGAAKGGIFTIIRESPISHLDPQRTYSFAGLMTNPLFARYLTTWKDDGKGGLVLVGDLAETPGKNVNNDCKVWEFTVKDGVKFEDGRPITSKEIAYGIARSFDPDLAGGPTYIQEWLADTPQFDTKWDFKKNKTSLPPGLSTPDAKTLRFEFAKPRCDLPFAASLPTTAPLIADKDTGVDLDKQPFSSGPYKVAKNQVGVQITLDRNPNWDPKTDPVRHQYPDQFVWSFGPTADAASNRVIADNGADQSALAFNSVPASLVAKVAGDAALKSRTILSPTPSANQLVINNQRVTDLKVRQALNYAIDREGLIKAMGGQTVAAPLTTLMPPATIGYKAYDAYPAGANGNVDKAKELLGGKTPELVLGVADNSTEQQQGAQLKANLERAGFKITLRNISDDAKLDEVKKKNNPWDLYIGNWAADWPSGASILPVLYDGRTIKPEGNSNQSYFNDPTINAEMDRIQAMPAADQGLEWAKLDERIMKEHAPVVPLFVDVAYHVHGSKAGGVFISSVFGYPSFVNAYVTS from the coding sequence ATGAGACCACGCGTGGTGGCTGCCGCAGGCGGCGCGATCGCTCTGGTGGTGGCATTGGGTGCGTGCTCGAAGAACACGGGCGAGGGCACCACTGTGGACACCGAACGGCAGCAGACCGGGGTCATCGCGACCGACCCGAAGGACTCGCAGGGGCCGGCGGCCGAGGTGAGCGGCGCCGCGAAGGGCGGCATCTTCACCATCATCCGGGAGTCGCCGATCTCCCACCTGGACCCGCAGCGCACGTACTCGTTCGCGGGCCTGATGACCAACCCGCTCTTCGCCCGCTACCTGACCACCTGGAAGGACGACGGCAAGGGCGGCCTGGTTCTCGTCGGCGACCTGGCCGAGACGCCTGGCAAGAACGTCAACAACGACTGCAAGGTCTGGGAATTCACAGTCAAGGACGGGGTGAAGTTCGAGGACGGCCGGCCGATCACCTCCAAGGAGATCGCGTACGGCATCGCCCGCTCCTTCGACCCCGACCTCGCCGGCGGCCCGACCTACATCCAGGAGTGGCTGGCCGACACCCCGCAGTTCGACACCAAGTGGGACTTCAAGAAGAACAAGACGTCCCTGCCGCCCGGCCTGAGCACGCCGGACGCCAAGACGCTGCGCTTCGAGTTCGCCAAGCCCCGCTGCGACCTGCCGTTCGCGGCCTCGCTGCCGACCACCGCGCCGCTGATCGCCGACAAGGACACAGGCGTCGACCTGGACAAGCAGCCGTTCTCGTCCGGCCCGTACAAGGTCGCCAAGAACCAGGTCGGCGTGCAGATCACGCTTGACCGCAACCCCAACTGGGACCCGAAGACCGACCCGGTCCGGCACCAGTACCCGGACCAGTTCGTGTGGAGCTTCGGCCCGACCGCGGACGCCGCCAGCAACCGGGTGATCGCCGACAACGGCGCCGACCAGAGCGCGCTCGCCTTCAACAGCGTGCCCGCCTCGCTTGTCGCCAAGGTGGCCGGGGACGCCGCGCTCAAGTCCCGCACCATCCTCTCGCCGACCCCGAGCGCCAACCAGCTCGTCATCAACAACCAGCGGGTCACCGACCTGAAGGTGCGGCAGGCGCTCAACTACGCCATCGACCGCGAGGGCCTCATCAAGGCGATGGGCGGGCAGACCGTCGCCGCGCCGCTGACCACGTTGATGCCGCCGGCCACGATCGGCTACAAGGCGTACGACGCGTACCCGGCGGGCGCCAACGGCAACGTCGACAAGGCCAAGGAGCTGCTCGGTGGCAAGACGCCGGAGCTGGTCCTCGGTGTCGCCGACAACTCGACCGAGCAGCAGCAGGGTGCTCAGCTCAAGGCCAACCTGGAGCGGGCCGGCTTCAAGATCACGCTGCGGAACATCTCGGACGACGCCAAGCTCGACGAGGTCAAGAAGAAGAACAACCCCTGGGACCTCTACATCGGTAACTGGGCGGCGGACTGGCCGAGCGGGGCTTCGATTCTGCCGGTGCTCTACGACGGCCGGACCATCAAGCCCGAGGGCAACAGCAACCAGTCCTACTTCAACGACCCGACGATCAACGCCGAGATGGACCGCATCCAGGCCATGCCCGCCGCCGACCAGGGCCTGGAGTGGGCCAAGCTCGACGAGCGGATCATGAAGGAGCACGCGCCTGTGGTGCCGCTCTTCGTGGATGTGGCCTACCACGTGCACGGGTCCAAGGCGGGCGGGGTCTTCATCTCCAGCGTCTTCGGCTATCCGTCGTTCGTGAACGCGTACGTCACGTCGTAG
- a CDS encoding ABC transporter permease → MIRFLIKRLFSATLTLFAVSVLTFLMFFALPRDPVTSICSKNCNPERLERVRDDLGLNDPLISQYAGYMKGIVTGRDLGSAQGGRCDAPCLGWSYVSNEAVSDTIGRVLPVTLSIVIPAAILWLLLGVGLGMVSALRRGTWLDRLAIGFSLTGASLQLYFVGAVLLLVFVYNLRWLPVPSYTSIFDNPAKWASGLVLAWVALAFLFSAIYARLSRAQMLETLSEDFVRTARAKGLAKPTVYGRHALRAAITPVVTIAGLDVGGALGGTVITETTFGIQGLGRTAVDAVRSGDLPTIMATVLIAAVFVVLANVLVDLLYAAIDPRVRLR, encoded by the coding sequence ATGATCCGGTTCCTGATCAAGCGGCTGTTCTCCGCGACGCTGACCCTGTTCGCGGTGAGCGTGCTGACCTTCCTGATGTTCTTCGCCCTGCCGCGCGACCCGGTCACCAGCATCTGCTCGAAGAACTGCAACCCGGAGCGCCTGGAGCGCGTCCGCGACGACCTGGGCCTCAACGACCCGCTGATCAGCCAGTACGCCGGTTACATGAAGGGCATCGTCACCGGCCGGGACCTGGGCAGCGCGCAGGGCGGCAGGTGTGACGCGCCCTGCCTGGGCTGGTCGTACGTCTCCAACGAGGCGGTCTCGGACACCATCGGCCGGGTGCTGCCGGTGACGCTGAGCATCGTGATCCCGGCGGCGATCCTCTGGCTGCTGCTCGGCGTGGGGCTGGGCATGGTCTCGGCGCTGCGCCGGGGCACCTGGCTGGACCGCCTGGCCATCGGCTTCTCGCTGACCGGCGCGTCGTTGCAGCTCTACTTCGTGGGCGCGGTGCTGCTGCTGGTGTTCGTCTACAACCTGCGGTGGCTGCCGGTACCCAGCTACACCTCGATCTTCGACAATCCGGCGAAGTGGGCAAGCGGGCTGGTGCTCGCCTGGGTGGCGCTGGCCTTCCTGTTCTCGGCCATCTACGCCCGGCTGTCGCGGGCGCAGATGCTGGAGACGCTGTCGGAGGACTTCGTCCGGACCGCGCGGGCGAAGGGCCTGGCCAAACCCACGGTGTACGGGCGGCACGCGCTGCGCGCGGCGATCACCCCGGTGGTGACCATCGCCGGCCTGGACGTGGGCGGGGCGCTGGGCGGCACGGTGATCACCGAGACGACGTTCGGCATCCAGGGGCTGGGGCGTACCGCGGTGGACGCGGTGCGCTCGGGTGACCTGCCGACCATCATGGCCACAGTGCTGATCGCGGCCGTCTTCGTGGTGTTGGCGAACGTCCTGGTGGACCTGCTCTACGCGGCCATCGACCCGCGGGTGCGGCTGCGCTGA